Proteins found in one Oryza glaberrima chromosome 4, OglaRS2, whole genome shotgun sequence genomic segment:
- the LOC127771102 gene encoding uncharacterized protein LOC127771102 isoform X1 — protein MALYRRLLHLRRLQPPAEHASSVASATPRLFPLLTPSRPFAAVSSIPRVEPPLLVVPSGLARDGFFGRRGDRQFFSTVGAVLVGQAAIFLGLCNDSALAQDDSAGLGATRNEQTEENATGLQRIEDGSVVSNEHTVKWRIFTDNARDFLLKRNLDEAEKFFQAALHEAKEGFGLRDPHVASALNNLAEFYRLKKEYEKAELLYLEAIEILEESFGSDDIRVGTALHSLGICYHLQRKFALAQTCYERALKIEGRVMGIGHPEYASTMYLLGKVLSQQGKDAEALIEESIRILEESGLGESPICIQRMRYLSTELIKSNRLAEAENWQRKILHNLELSKGWDSFDTTNAAELLTMTLQTMGKLKESEELLERCLEVRKRILSEEHFQVAVTLVHLARLTMLNFISDKEDSDLARSKLVRARLLVNDSIRIAEGILYDSRKDLNKLNNGRTTDRDKIAATSALLQALEVAGLLESGMKNMLTPGEQDLYPVEQALNKCVSLYKEPHTQKFVSKILKNEYIRCLRRLTGIVQSDFAVSEALTLQGLLAEAQQILEELGHESN, from the exons ATGGCGCtctaccgccgcctcctccacctccgccgcctccagcccCCGGCCGAACACGCCTCCTCCGTAGCCTCAGCGACTCCCCGCCTCTTCCCGCTGCTCACGCCGTCGcgccccttcgccgccgtctcctcaaTCCCCCGCGtcgagccgccgctcctcgtTGTCCCCTCCG GTTTGGCGCGCGATGGTTTCTTCGGACGTAGGGGGGATCGCCAGTTCTTTTCAACTGTTGGTGCTGTATTAGTTGGTCAAGCAG CTATTTTTCTTGGTCTATGCAATGACTCTGCACTGGCTCAGGATGATTCAGCTGGTCTAGGAGCTACAAGAAATGAGCAAACTGAGGAAAACGCTACAGGTTTACAGCGAATCGAAGATGGCTCAGTGGTCTCAAATGAACACACTGTCAAATGGAGAATCTTCACTGATAATGCTCGAGATTTTTTACTGAAA AGAAACCTAGATGAAGCTGAGAAGTTTTTCCAGGCAGCCCTACATGAAGCGAAAGAAGGATTTGGACTGAGAGATCCACATGTTGCGTCAGCCCTTAACAATCTG GCTGAGTTTTATAGGTTAAAGAAAGAATACGAGAAGGCTGAGCTATTGTATCTGGAAGCAATTGAAATCCTGGAAGAATCATTTGGATCGGATGATATAAG GGTTGGAACTGCTTTGCATAGTCTTGGAATATGCTACCATCTTCAACGCAAGTTTGCTCTAGCTCAGACATGTTATGAG CGTGCTTTGAAG ATAGAAGGACGTGTTATGGGGATTGGTCATCCAGAGTATGCAAGCACAATGTACCTTCTTGGCAAG GTGTTAAGTCAACAAGGAAAAGATGCAGAAGCCCTTATTGAAGAGTCTATCAGGATATTGGAG GAGTCTGGGCTTGGTGAGTCACCAATATGCATACAAAGAATGAGGTATCTCTCCACG GAGTTGATAAAGTCAAATCGACTTGCTGAAGCTGAAAATTGGCAAAGGAAGATATTACATAATCTGGAACTCTCAAAG GGGTGGGATTCATTTGACACTACGAATGCAGCTGAACTCTTAACAATGACTCTTCAAACCATGGGGAAGTTGAAGGAATCTGAAGAATTATTGGAAAG ATGCCTTGAAGTCAGAAAAAGGATTTTGTCTGAGGAACATTTTCAG GTAGCTGTTACTTTGGTACACTTGGCAAGGCTAACCATGCTAAACTTTATTAGTGACAAGGAGGACAGTGACCTAGCAAGATCCAAACTTGTCAGGGCAAGGCTACTTGTCAATGATTCAATCAG GATAGCAGAAGGAATATTATATGATTCAAGGAAAGATCTGAACAAACTCAATAATGGACGAACTACAGACAGGGATAAGATTGCAGCAACTAGTGCACTT TTGCAAGCACTTGAAGTTGCTGGACTTCTTGAAAGTGGAATGAAGAATATGCTAACTCCAGGG GAACAAGATTTATATCCTGTTGAACAGGCTCTTAACAAGTGTGTTTCGCTTTACAAAGAG CCTCATACGCAGAAATTCGTGTCAAAGATTCTCAAGAACGAGTATATCAGATGCTTGAGGCGGCTCACTGGTATTGTTCAGAGCGATTTCGCTGTGTCGGAGGCATTGACATTGCAGGGGTTGCTAGCTGAAGCGCAACAGATACTTGAAGAACTTGGACACGAGAGCAACTAG
- the LOC127771102 gene encoding uncharacterized protein LOC127771102 isoform X2, whose protein sequence is MALYRRLLHLRRLQPPAEHASSVASATPRLFPLLTPSRPFAAVSSIPRVEPPLLVVPSGLARDGFFGRRGDRQFFSTVGAVLVGQAAIFLGLCNDSALAQDDSAGLGATRNEQTEENATGLQRIEDGSVVSNEHTVKWRIFTDNARDFLLKRNLDEAEKFFQAALHEAKEGFGLRDPHVASALNNLAEFYRLKKEYEKAELLYLEAIEILEESFGSDDIRVGTALHSLGICYHLQRKFALAQTCYEIEGRVMGIGHPEYASTMYLLGKVLSQQGKDAEALIEESIRILEESGLGESPICIQRMRYLSTELIKSNRLAEAENWQRKILHNLELSKGWDSFDTTNAAELLTMTLQTMGKLKESEELLERCLEVRKRILSEEHFQVAVTLVHLARLTMLNFISDKEDSDLARSKLVRARLLVNDSIRIAEGILYDSRKDLNKLNNGRTTDRDKIAATSALLQALEVAGLLESGMKNMLTPGEQDLYPVEQALNKCVSLYKEPHTQKFVSKILKNEYIRCLRRLTGIVQSDFAVSEALTLQGLLAEAQQILEELGHESN, encoded by the exons ATGGCGCtctaccgccgcctcctccacctccgccgcctccagcccCCGGCCGAACACGCCTCCTCCGTAGCCTCAGCGACTCCCCGCCTCTTCCCGCTGCTCACGCCGTCGcgccccttcgccgccgtctcctcaaTCCCCCGCGtcgagccgccgctcctcgtTGTCCCCTCCG GTTTGGCGCGCGATGGTTTCTTCGGACGTAGGGGGGATCGCCAGTTCTTTTCAACTGTTGGTGCTGTATTAGTTGGTCAAGCAG CTATTTTTCTTGGTCTATGCAATGACTCTGCACTGGCTCAGGATGATTCAGCTGGTCTAGGAGCTACAAGAAATGAGCAAACTGAGGAAAACGCTACAGGTTTACAGCGAATCGAAGATGGCTCAGTGGTCTCAAATGAACACACTGTCAAATGGAGAATCTTCACTGATAATGCTCGAGATTTTTTACTGAAA AGAAACCTAGATGAAGCTGAGAAGTTTTTCCAGGCAGCCCTACATGAAGCGAAAGAAGGATTTGGACTGAGAGATCCACATGTTGCGTCAGCCCTTAACAATCTG GCTGAGTTTTATAGGTTAAAGAAAGAATACGAGAAGGCTGAGCTATTGTATCTGGAAGCAATTGAAATCCTGGAAGAATCATTTGGATCGGATGATATAAG GGTTGGAACTGCTTTGCATAGTCTTGGAATATGCTACCATCTTCAACGCAAGTTTGCTCTAGCTCAGACATGTTATGAG ATAGAAGGACGTGTTATGGGGATTGGTCATCCAGAGTATGCAAGCACAATGTACCTTCTTGGCAAG GTGTTAAGTCAACAAGGAAAAGATGCAGAAGCCCTTATTGAAGAGTCTATCAGGATATTGGAG GAGTCTGGGCTTGGTGAGTCACCAATATGCATACAAAGAATGAGGTATCTCTCCACG GAGTTGATAAAGTCAAATCGACTTGCTGAAGCTGAAAATTGGCAAAGGAAGATATTACATAATCTGGAACTCTCAAAG GGGTGGGATTCATTTGACACTACGAATGCAGCTGAACTCTTAACAATGACTCTTCAAACCATGGGGAAGTTGAAGGAATCTGAAGAATTATTGGAAAG ATGCCTTGAAGTCAGAAAAAGGATTTTGTCTGAGGAACATTTTCAG GTAGCTGTTACTTTGGTACACTTGGCAAGGCTAACCATGCTAAACTTTATTAGTGACAAGGAGGACAGTGACCTAGCAAGATCCAAACTTGTCAGGGCAAGGCTACTTGTCAATGATTCAATCAG GATAGCAGAAGGAATATTATATGATTCAAGGAAAGATCTGAACAAACTCAATAATGGACGAACTACAGACAGGGATAAGATTGCAGCAACTAGTGCACTT TTGCAAGCACTTGAAGTTGCTGGACTTCTTGAAAGTGGAATGAAGAATATGCTAACTCCAGGG GAACAAGATTTATATCCTGTTGAACAGGCTCTTAACAAGTGTGTTTCGCTTTACAAAGAG CCTCATACGCAGAAATTCGTGTCAAAGATTCTCAAGAACGAGTATATCAGATGCTTGAGGCGGCTCACTGGTATTGTTCAGAGCGATTTCGCTGTGTCGGAGGCATTGACATTGCAGGGGTTGCTAGCTGAAGCGCAACAGATACTTGAAGAACTTGGACACGAGAGCAACTAG
- the LOC127771103 gene encoding uncharacterized protein LOC127771103, whose amino-acid sequence MASTIIIGLSMRLHMCGQRLWDVLFGELACPPFPLAQAMPTFSAQTTDEDRAKAQEEYDDALETYQGQYVMYKTWLDEDACASAILVASMEVHLTGDVVTLALAHFMWTHLRDRYAPTGDALYLAMVRQKQSLQQGDATVDEFYTQLSSVWRQLDPLGPDICRTCQCCQRQWSHMDLRCIYDFLTRLRSEYESIRAQLLARHPRVTLMEALTDIHSEEIRLREAGIISHPSSVLVRTTASVSSSSAAPSFTLPAHTSSQVVSSSSGHLHCTYCDRDGHVESFCFRKKDLWRSRSLSVAGSSSQKSTRSSSQKSTGSSAVLIHRRSLCYCVASLLLLRQV is encoded by the coding sequence ATGGCATCAACTATAATCATTGGGCTCAGCATGCGTCTACATATGTGTGGTCAACGCCTTTGGGACGTTCTTTTTGGTGAGCTAGCTTGCCCCCCTTTCCCCTTGGCTCAAGCTATGCCTACTTTTTCAGCTCAGACTACTGATGAAGACAGAGCAAAGGCACAAGAGGAGTATGATGATGCTTTGGAAACTTATCAGGGTCAGTATGTTATGTACAAGACTTGGTTGGATGAGGATGCTTGTGCTTCTGCTATTCTTGTAGCTAGTATGGAGGTCCATCTTACTGGTGATGTGGTTACCCTTGCTTTAGCTCATTTCATGTGGACACACCTTCGTGACCGTTATGCACCTACTGGTGATGCTCTATATCTTGCTATGGTGCGTCAGAAGCAGTCTTTACAGCAGGGAGATGCTACAGTGGATGAGTTCTATACACAGTTATCCTCTGTCTGGCGCCAGCTTGATCCTTTGGGACCTGATATTTGTCGTACTTGTCAGTGTTGTCAGCGCCAGTGGTCTCACATGGATCTTCGCTGCATCTATGACTTCCTCACACGTCTTCGCTCTGAGTATGAGTCGATCCGTGCACAGTTGCTTGCTCGGCACCCCCGTGTTACTTTGATGGAGGCTCTAACTGATATTCATTCTGAGGAGATTCGTCTTCGTGAAGCGGGTATTATATCGCATCCTTCTTCAGTACTCGTTCGTACCACAGCTTCAGTGTCTTCATCATCAGCAGCTCCTTCCTTTACTTTACCAGCACATACTTCTTCTCAAGTGGTATCATCTTCCAGTGGTCATCTTCATTGCACTTACTGTGATCGAGATGGACATGTGGAGTCATTTTGCTTTAGGAAGAAGGATTTATGGCGCAGTCGTTCTTTATCGGTTGCTGGGAGTTCTTCTCAGAAGAGTACTCGCTCTTCTTCTCAGAAGAGTACTGGCAGTTCTGCAGTTCTGATACACAGGAGATCCTTATGTTACTGCGTTGCCTCACTGCTTCTGCTTCGACAGGTTTAG
- the LOC127771886 gene encoding BTB/POZ domain-containing protein At2g13690-like: protein MADAAHHLRRRSSAALPRGWCCSFSATPQSPDHHRPLSAASAAGGEGVGGGGARGKLPPKSPSVSLPSFQSSPSSRLAGFIDPRRILSPGRVSPIDPDGSPAVAAGANSEEDATPRPSVPFVAVREEREEEEGRGLDLKLCLRGRDGRSVAMELDSAVLCESSAFFAAMAPPPEATVGGGSKRIEVDGVENVEAFKETVELMFEADPMRWFVRAGVSRAIGVLEVSSSIMFDRGIKSCLEYIEAVPWNENEEEKLKNLFARCTFDEAVSKDVLARLKPQCQSISDDVTVHLIQSVTSSTNTGARKEMQSLVNGLLSRSSVYQKDLSGLNKGSLYQICCSCLNSLVEHFTEDLCSDKIVRDSKPMIERVSKQTENLNWLFDILVNNDMAEEFVELWAKQEDLISMHGQASAMFRYELSRISANVFIVLGKGKVQCPSDLRSQLFYGWFRPMLMDFGWLQRCSKGLDMRMLEENLGQALLTLPLQQQQSLFEEWFQCFASRGTECPNLSRAFQVWWRRSFVRSSLESRR from the exons ATGGCGGACGCggcgcaccacctccgccgccgcagcagcgccgCGCTCCCCCGCGGCTGGTGCTGCTCCTTCTCCGCCACCCCGCAGAGCCCCGACCACCACCGCCCGCTCTCCGCCGCGTCAGCGGCAGGAggagagggcgtcggcggcggcggcgcgcgcggtaAGCTCCCGCCCAAGTCGCCCTCGGTCTCGCTGCCGTCCTTCCAGAGCTCCCCGTCGTCTAGGCTCGCGGGCTTCATCGACCCCCGCCGCATTCTCTCCCCCGGCCGCGTCTCCCCCATAGACCCCGacggctcgccggcggtggcggctggggCGAATTCGGAGGAGGATGCGACGCCGAGGCCGTCGGTGCCGTTCGTGGCGGTGCGTGaagagcgggaggaggaggaggggagagggctGGATCTGAAGCTGTGCCTCCGTGGTAGGGACGGGAGGAGCGTGGCGATGGAGCTGGACTCCGCCGTGCTCTGCGAGAGCAGCGCCTTCTTcgcggccatggcgccgccgccggaggccactgtcggcggcgggagcaagAGGATTGAGGTGGATGGGGTGGAGAACGTGGAGGCGTTCAAGGAGACCGTGGAGCTCATGTTCGAGGCCGATCCCATGCGGTGGTTCGTCAGGGCCGGCGTGTCACGAGCAATAGGCGTGCTCGAG GTATCTTCCTCTATAATGTTTGACAGAGGAATCAAATCATGTTTGGAGTATATTGAGGCAGTTCCATGGAATGAGAATGAGGAAGAGAAGCTGAAGAACCTCTTTGCTAGATGTACTTTCGATGAAGCAGTATCCAAAGATGTACTGGCAAGATTAAAACCACAATGCCAGAGCATCTCAGACGATGTTACAGTTCACCTCATCCAATCTGTCACAAGCAGCACCAACACTGGTGCAAGAAAAGAGATGCAATCTTTAGTCAATGGTCTTCTCAGTAGAAGCTCAGTCTATCAAAAAGATTTGTCTGGGCTAAACAAAGGTAGCCTTTACCAGATTTGTTGTTCCTGTTTGAATTCACTAGTGGAGCATTTTACGGAAGACCTCTGCTCGGACAAAATTGTTAGAGATAGTAAGCCTATGATCGAAAGAGTCAGTAAGCAAACCGAGAACCTCAACTGGCTCTTTGATATTCTTGTGAACAATGATATGGCAGAAGAATTTGTTGAGTTGTGGGCTAAGCAGGAAGATCTCATCAGCATGCATGGGCAAGCATCAGCAATGTTCAGGTACGAATTAAGTCGGATATCAGCGAATGTGTTTATTGTCCTGGGGAAAGGGAAAGTTCAGTGCCCCAGCGATTTGAGGAGCCAATTGTTCTACGGATGGTTTCGGCCCATGTTAATGGATTTTGGTTGGCTTCAAAGATGCTCCAAAGGGTTAGATATGAGAATGTTGGAGGAGAATCTCGGGCAAGCGCTTCTCACTCTTCCACTCCAGCAGCAACAGAGCCTATTTGAAGAATGGTTCCAATGCTTTGCATCCAGGGGCACAGAGTGCCCGAATCTTAGTAGAGCTTTCCAGGTATGGTGGAGAAGATCATTTGTCAGATCATCCCTAGAGTCACGTCGTTGA